In Myxococcus stipitatus, the following are encoded in one genomic region:
- a CDS encoding methionine ABC transporter ATP-binding protein, whose amino-acid sequence MIELRGISKVYRHGGREVPALQDVSLRVEPGEVFGVLGQSGAGKSTLIRCVNLLERPTDGRVRVNGQELLGLSPEALRKARQGIGMIFQHFNLFSAQTVAQNVAYPLEVAGLPRAEIRARVSELLSLVGLADKAEVYPARLSGGQKQRVGIARALAPRPRILLSDEATSSLDPETTRSVLALLKDLNRQLGLTILLITHQMEVVKAICDSAAVLEKGRLVEQGKVVDLLSRPGTRLHELCYPPFSTGEGPVLRGGYRVALTLSGEHSTRPILSTLARRFDVDAHLLEGSLERVGEARVGRLLFELTGAPEAVRQALVFLREQGLTTEEAARAA is encoded by the coding sequence ATGATTGAGCTGCGCGGTATCAGCAAGGTGTACAGGCACGGCGGGCGCGAGGTGCCAGCGCTCCAGGACGTGTCGCTGCGGGTGGAGCCTGGCGAGGTGTTCGGCGTGCTGGGCCAGAGTGGCGCCGGCAAGTCCACGCTCATCCGCTGCGTCAACCTGCTGGAGCGCCCCACCGACGGACGCGTGCGGGTGAACGGGCAGGAGCTGCTGGGCTTGAGTCCCGAGGCGCTGCGCAAGGCGCGGCAGGGCATCGGGATGATCTTCCAGCACTTCAACCTCTTCTCCGCGCAGACGGTGGCGCAGAACGTCGCCTACCCGCTGGAGGTGGCGGGCCTGCCTCGCGCGGAGATTCGCGCGCGCGTCTCGGAGCTGCTCTCGCTGGTGGGCCTGGCGGACAAGGCGGAGGTCTACCCGGCGCGGTTGTCGGGTGGGCAGAAGCAGCGCGTGGGAATCGCGAGGGCGCTGGCGCCTCGGCCTCGCATCCTCCTGTCGGACGAGGCGACGTCGTCGCTGGACCCGGAGACGACCCGCTCCGTGCTGGCGCTGCTCAAGGACCTCAACCGGCAGTTGGGGCTCACCATCCTGCTCATCACCCACCAGATGGAGGTGGTGAAGGCCATCTGCGATTCCGCGGCCGTGTTGGAGAAGGGCCGGCTGGTGGAGCAGGGCAAGGTGGTGGACCTCTTGTCCCGGCCGGGCACACGGCTTCATGAGCTGTGCTACCCGCCCTTCTCGACGGGCGAGGGCCCTGTCCTCCGAGGTGGCTACCGCGTGGCGCTGACGCTCTCGGGTGAGCACTCCACGCGCCCCATCCTCTCCACGCTGGCGCGCCGCTTCGACGTGGACGCGCACCTGCTGGAGGGCTCGCTGGAGCGCGTGGGCGAGGCGCGCGTGGGCCGGTTGCTCTTCGAGCTCACGGGGGCGCCGGAGGCGGTGCGCCAGGCGCTGGTGTTCCTGCGCGAGCAGGGCTTGACGACGGAGGAGGCCGCTCGTGCCGCCTGA
- a CDS encoding GIY-YIG nuclease family protein: METVSPSPEPLSLDECKVRASLLLKALGSTDSARSTQAAERFRALPALSRLSLGEVLARRDTLQRKHALAVIAHEQGHTSWSELKHACDAREAPRVDFEQLLSRIGGLFLNRWFSSYDEAVASLRDAGGHLFPFRDHFFICESPVLKALGADPSDEDWARVGPNWLEPRDAQAHARLEQRLIQLCREDTSASSTSLHPTRKSSMSSAESSSPSGSRARRSDLKREYKEKPPAMGVFAVRNHANGKVLVGASLNLPGMLNRIRFELTSGMPRIPALLADWNRYGEAQFTFDVLDVLAPPKEPGVDLKEELQVLENLWLERLKPYGDAGYNEPPK; this comes from the coding sequence ATGGAAACCGTCTCACCCTCTCCAGAACCGCTCTCCCTCGATGAGTGCAAGGTCCGCGCTTCGCTCCTGCTGAAGGCGCTGGGTTCGACCGACTCGGCGCGCTCCACCCAGGCGGCGGAGCGCTTCCGCGCGCTGCCCGCCCTCTCCCGGTTGTCCCTGGGCGAGGTGCTCGCGCGACGGGACACCCTCCAACGCAAGCACGCGCTCGCCGTCATCGCGCATGAGCAGGGGCACACCTCCTGGAGCGAGCTGAAGCACGCGTGTGATGCCCGAGAGGCGCCGCGTGTCGACTTCGAGCAACTCCTCTCCCGCATTGGCGGCCTCTTCCTCAACCGCTGGTTCTCCTCGTACGACGAGGCCGTCGCCTCGCTGCGCGACGCCGGGGGCCACCTCTTCCCCTTCCGGGACCATTTCTTCATCTGCGAGTCCCCTGTGTTGAAGGCGCTGGGCGCGGACCCGTCCGATGAGGACTGGGCGCGCGTGGGGCCCAACTGGCTGGAGCCTCGGGATGCGCAGGCCCATGCCCGGCTCGAGCAGCGCCTCATCCAGCTGTGCCGCGAGGACACAAGCGCCTCGTCCACCTCTCTTCACCCCACAAGGAAGTCCTCCATGTCTTCTGCCGAGTCCTCTTCTCCGTCTGGAAGCCGAGCACGCCGCTCGGACCTGAAGCGCGAGTACAAGGAGAAGCCCCCAGCCATGGGGGTGTTCGCCGTGCGCAACCACGCCAACGGCAAGGTGCTGGTGGGCGCGAGCCTCAACCTCCCAGGCATGCTCAACCGCATCCGCTTCGAGCTGACCAGCGGCATGCCTCGCATCCCCGCGCTGCTGGCGGACTGGAACCGCTACGGCGAGGCCCAGTTCACCTTCGACGTGCTGGACGTGCTCGCTCCGCCCAAGGAGCCGGGCGTGGACTTGAAGGAGGAGCTCCAAGTGCTGGAGAACCTATGGCTGGAGCGCCTCAAGCCCTACGGCGACGCGGGCTACAACGAGCCGCCCAAGTAG
- the thrA gene encoding bifunctional aspartate kinase/homoserine dehydrogenase I, with protein MSSNSFRVMKFGGSSVGSPRRLRQVIELIGKHARTGPLAVVVSAQGDTTDWLLEAAELATKGDLEGSLTVVARIAHLAKTNAAALHPAQSTTLAARVDQLLAPLQQLLQGISLTRECSPASKDKVLAFGELVSATLLAELLNAAGTESCFRDARLLLVTDDTFGAARVDVARTRTQLQASAAGWGNSVPVIPGFIASTVDGRTTTLGRNGSDYTAALVAQGLGATEVTVWTDVLGLHTADPDLVSDAYPVPHLTHAEGLELAAVGVRMLHPRTMIPLIESGISLRIRNTMHPDHPGTLIDAIGSRDGQRPTCIATREDLALLGIEVRKLSDQFQLGERALSALRAARVTVWMTAQSANGQSIALVVPLPDAQRARTALEAELAQELSRREVEPLGVRQPVTLLTLVAEAMGHGVNVAGRFFSALGAVGVNVRASAQGASSRSISCVVDAADTSIAVRTTHAAFNLAHQQVNLFLLGKGTVGGQLLAQLRAQQEQLRERHGIALRVVGIADSRHTLFDASGLPLEGLEEQLARVVRGEPGTQALPPLLDELRRLPVPILVDCTADGGVASLYTEAFRRGIHVVAANKKPLALPWNEREALLSEARRHHVGYHYETTVASSLPVIDTLANLVRTGDTVRLITASLSGSVGFICNELLAGVPLSTAVRAARDKGFTEPDPREDLSGADVARKALILARELGLSLSLSDVALEPFVPALADTNESPDSFLRSLRSLDAEYAQKVERCRQSGTVLRYLARIDPTRLGTDSPVIRVGLAAVEPGQPGADLRGTESFVSFTTTRHSEFPLTVRGAGAGGAVTASGVLADILRISQTLRGR; from the coding sequence ATGAGCAGCAATTCCTTTCGAGTGATGAAGTTTGGCGGCTCCTCCGTGGGCTCGCCCCGCCGCCTGCGCCAGGTCATCGAGCTGATTGGCAAACATGCCCGCACAGGCCCGCTCGCGGTGGTGGTCTCCGCCCAGGGCGACACCACCGACTGGCTCCTCGAGGCGGCCGAGCTCGCCACGAAGGGAGACCTGGAGGGCTCGCTCACCGTCGTGGCTCGCATCGCCCACCTCGCGAAGACCAACGCCGCCGCGCTCCACCCCGCACAGTCCACCACGCTCGCCGCCCGCGTGGACCAGCTCCTCGCCCCGCTCCAGCAACTTCTCCAGGGCATCTCGCTCACCCGCGAGTGTTCCCCCGCCTCCAAGGACAAGGTGCTCGCCTTCGGTGAGCTCGTCTCCGCCACGCTCCTCGCCGAGCTGCTCAACGCCGCAGGCACCGAATCCTGCTTCCGTGACGCGCGCCTCCTGCTCGTTACGGATGACACCTTCGGCGCCGCCCGCGTGGACGTGGCCCGCACGCGCACCCAGCTCCAGGCGAGCGCCGCCGGCTGGGGCAACTCCGTGCCGGTCATCCCCGGCTTCATCGCCTCCACCGTGGACGGCCGCACCACCACGCTGGGCCGCAACGGCTCCGACTACACCGCCGCGCTCGTCGCCCAGGGCCTGGGCGCGACGGAAGTCACCGTATGGACCGACGTGCTCGGCCTGCACACCGCCGACCCGGACCTGGTGAGCGACGCGTACCCCGTCCCGCACCTCACCCACGCCGAGGGCCTGGAGCTGGCCGCCGTGGGCGTGCGCATGCTGCACCCGCGCACGATGATTCCGCTCATCGAGTCCGGCATCTCCCTGCGCATCCGCAACACCATGCACCCGGACCACCCGGGCACGCTCATCGACGCCATCGGTTCGCGCGACGGCCAGCGCCCCACCTGCATCGCGACGCGCGAGGACCTGGCCCTGCTCGGCATCGAGGTCCGCAAGCTCTCCGACCAGTTCCAACTGGGCGAGCGGGCCCTCTCCGCGCTGCGCGCCGCTCGCGTCACCGTGTGGATGACGGCCCAGTCCGCCAACGGGCAATCCATCGCCCTCGTCGTGCCCCTGCCGGATGCCCAGCGCGCGCGGACAGCGCTGGAGGCGGAGCTCGCGCAGGAGCTGTCCCGCCGTGAAGTGGAGCCACTCGGAGTCCGCCAGCCCGTCACGCTGCTGACGCTGGTGGCCGAGGCCATGGGTCACGGCGTCAACGTGGCGGGCCGCTTCTTCAGCGCGCTCGGCGCGGTGGGCGTCAACGTGCGAGCCAGCGCCCAGGGCGCCAGCTCCCGCTCCATCTCCTGCGTGGTGGACGCGGCGGACACCTCCATCGCGGTGCGCACCACCCACGCCGCCTTCAACCTGGCGCACCAGCAGGTCAACCTCTTCCTGCTGGGCAAGGGCACCGTGGGCGGTCAGCTCCTCGCGCAGCTGCGCGCCCAGCAGGAGCAGCTTCGCGAGCGCCACGGCATCGCGCTGCGCGTGGTGGGCATCGCCGACAGCCGGCACACCCTCTTCGACGCCTCCGGTCTCCCGCTGGAGGGACTGGAGGAGCAGCTCGCCCGCGTCGTCCGAGGTGAGCCCGGAACCCAGGCGCTGCCCCCACTCCTGGACGAGCTGCGCCGGCTGCCCGTGCCCATCCTCGTCGACTGCACCGCCGACGGCGGCGTGGCCTCGCTCTACACGGAGGCGTTCCGACGAGGCATCCACGTGGTGGCCGCCAACAAGAAGCCCCTGGCGCTGCCCTGGAACGAGCGCGAAGCCCTGCTCTCCGAGGCCCGCCGCCATCACGTCGGCTACCACTACGAGACCACGGTGGCCTCCAGCCTCCCGGTCATCGACACGCTCGCCAACCTGGTGCGCACCGGCGACACCGTGCGCCTCATCACCGCGTCCCTCTCCGGCAGCGTGGGCTTCATCTGCAACGAACTGCTGGCGGGCGTGCCGCTGTCCACCGCCGTGCGCGCCGCGCGAGACAAGGGCTTCACCGAGCCCGACCCTCGCGAGGACCTGTCCGGCGCGGACGTCGCACGCAAGGCGCTCATCCTCGCGCGGGAGCTGGGCCTGTCGCTGTCGCTCTCCGACGTGGCGCTGGAGCCCTTCGTCCCCGCGCTGGCGGACACCAACGAGTCCCCCGACTCGTTCCTGCGCAGCCTGCGCTCGCTGGACGCCGAGTACGCACAGAAGGTGGAGCGCTGCCGTCAGTCCGGCACCGTGCTGCGCTACCTGGCGCGCATCGACCCGACCCGCCTGGGCACGGACTCACCCGTCATCCGGGTGGGGCTCGCCGCGGTGGAGCCGGGACAGCCCGGTGCGGACCTGCGCGGCACCGAGTCCTTCGTCTCCTTCACTACCACGCGGCACAGCGAGTTCCCCCTCACCGTGCGCGGCGCGGGCGCGGGCGGCGCCGTCACCGCGTCGGGCGTGTTGGCCGACATCCTCCGCATCTCCCAGACTCTGCGGGGCCGCTGA
- a CDS encoding RNA polymerase sigma factor has protein sequence MNAVEQGGVEAMREEGDVVTRALVDNHRQFLAFVERRVGNRATAEEILQSAFVKSLEKGGTLSDAEGAVTWFYRLLRNAMVDHYRRQQVEGRALEREAREAEEPSEDPELKQAVCACVGKLLPTLKPEYAEMVRQVDLEERAVPDVAREAGITPNNAGVRLHRARQALKKQLERSCGSCASHGCLNCSCKSHA, from the coding sequence ATGAACGCGGTTGAGCAGGGTGGCGTGGAGGCGATGCGGGAAGAGGGCGACGTGGTGACGCGGGCCCTGGTGGACAATCACCGGCAGTTCCTCGCCTTCGTGGAGCGGCGCGTGGGCAACCGCGCGACGGCGGAGGAGATCCTCCAGTCCGCCTTCGTGAAGTCGCTCGAGAAGGGCGGCACCCTGTCTGACGCGGAGGGCGCGGTGACGTGGTTCTACCGTCTGCTGCGCAACGCGATGGTGGACCACTACCGCCGCCAGCAGGTGGAGGGGCGCGCGCTTGAGCGCGAGGCTCGCGAGGCCGAGGAGCCCTCCGAGGACCCGGAGCTCAAGCAGGCGGTCTGCGCCTGCGTGGGGAAGCTCCTGCCCACCCTCAAGCCCGAATACGCGGAGATGGTGCGCCAGGTGGACCTGGAAGAGCGCGCGGTGCCGGACGTGGCTCGCGAGGCGGGCATCACTCCCAACAACGCGGGCGTGCGACTGCACCGCGCCCGGCAGGCCCTGAAGAAGCAGTTGGAGCGAAGCTGTGGCTCCTGCGCGTCCCACGGCTGCCTGAACTGCTCCTGCAAGTCGCACGCTTGA
- the cysK gene encoding cysteine synthase A, producing MPNNIYPDVTQLIGRTPIVRLSRIGGADEATLLAKVEFFNPGGSVKDRIGLAMIEDAENHGRLRPGMTIVEPTSGNTGVALALVAAVKGYRIILTMPESMSVERRRILEAYGAELVLTPAAKGMNGAVEAAEELVKSLGDKGYMPQQFRNPSNPEIHRRTTAKEILGDLDVTKLDAFVAGIGTGGTITGAGSVLKKANPSLQVVAVEPLRSPLLTQGKAGPHRIQGIGANFVPEVLDRTVYDEVIDVADVDAYVAARDLARKEGLLVGISSGAALHAARQVARRLGPGKTVLTVLPDTGERYWSSFAAFAEELANTPQGVGG from the coding sequence ATGCCCAACAACATCTACCCCGACGTGACGCAGCTCATCGGCCGCACCCCCATCGTCCGGCTGTCGCGCATCGGCGGCGCGGACGAAGCCACGCTGCTGGCCAAGGTCGAGTTCTTCAACCCGGGCGGCAGCGTGAAGGACCGCATCGGCCTGGCCATGATTGAGGACGCCGAGAACCATGGCCGCCTGCGTCCGGGCATGACGATTGTGGAGCCCACCAGCGGCAACACCGGCGTCGCGCTGGCCCTGGTGGCCGCGGTGAAGGGCTACCGCATCATCCTCACCATGCCGGAGAGCATGAGCGTGGAGCGCCGCCGCATCCTGGAGGCCTATGGCGCGGAGTTGGTGCTCACGCCCGCGGCCAAGGGAATGAATGGCGCCGTCGAGGCGGCGGAGGAGCTCGTCAAATCGCTGGGCGACAAGGGCTACATGCCGCAGCAGTTCCGCAACCCGTCCAACCCGGAGATTCACCGCCGCACGACGGCGAAGGAGATTCTGGGAGATTTGGACGTGACGAAGCTGGATGCCTTCGTCGCGGGCATCGGCACCGGCGGCACCATCACCGGCGCGGGCAGCGTGCTCAAGAAGGCGAACCCGTCGCTCCAGGTGGTGGCCGTGGAGCCGCTGCGCTCTCCGCTGCTCACCCAGGGCAAGGCGGGGCCGCACCGCATCCAGGGCATTGGGGCCAACTTCGTCCCGGAGGTGCTGGACCGCACCGTGTACGACGAGGTCATCGACGTGGCGGATGTGGACGCGTACGTGGCCGCTCGGGACCTGGCGCGCAAGGAAGGGCTGCTCGTGGGCATCTCCAGTGGCGCGGCGCTGCATGCGGCCCGGCAGGTGGCTCGCCGCCTGGGGCCCGGCAAGACGGTGCTCACCGTGCTGCCGGATACGGGTGAGCGTTATTGGAGTTCCTTCGCGGCGTTCGCCGAGGAACTCGCGAACACGCCGCAGGGAGTCGGTGGATGA
- a CDS encoding trans-sulfuration enzyme family protein → MKIATALVHAGTRRDPSTGAIAVPVYYSATYQHPALGQSTGYDYSRTKNPTRAALEDALAQLEGGSKGLAFSSGMAALHCALQLFGPEDHIVLTEDLYGGTYRLVDRLLHVQHTFVDTTKPEAVKAALRPNTKALLVETPTNPLMKTADLPALADLAKKAGVLLIVDNTFHTPYLQRPLELGADLVVHSATKYLAGHNDVVAGALVARDAALGDKLLFAQNGIGAILGPQDAYLVIRGLKTLALRMERHQSNARAVAAFLSGHPKVERVHYPGTGGMLSFSVTDAALVPQVLAGVRLCLFAESLGGVETLITFPATQTHADIPVARREQLGITDRLLRLSVGIEDSDDIISDLAQALDGRSRPVELRDPALAHRP, encoded by the coding sequence ATGAAAATCGCCACCGCCCTCGTCCACGCCGGAACCCGCAGAGACCCGAGCACCGGCGCCATCGCCGTCCCCGTCTACTACTCCGCCACCTACCAGCACCCCGCCCTGGGCCAGTCCACCGGCTACGACTACTCGCGCACGAAGAACCCCACGCGCGCCGCGCTCGAGGACGCGCTCGCGCAATTGGAAGGCGGCAGCAAGGGGCTCGCCTTCTCGTCGGGCATGGCCGCGCTGCACTGCGCGCTCCAGCTCTTCGGCCCCGAGGACCACATCGTCCTCACCGAGGACCTCTACGGCGGCACCTACCGGCTGGTGGACCGGCTGCTCCATGTGCAGCACACCTTCGTGGACACCACGAAGCCGGAGGCCGTGAAGGCCGCGCTGCGCCCCAACACCAAGGCCCTGCTGGTGGAGACGCCCACCAACCCGCTGATGAAGACGGCGGACCTGCCCGCGCTCGCGGACCTCGCGAAGAAGGCGGGCGTGCTGCTCATCGTCGACAACACGTTCCACACGCCCTACCTCCAGCGCCCGCTGGAGCTGGGCGCGGACCTGGTCGTCCACAGCGCGACCAAGTACCTGGCCGGACACAACGACGTCGTCGCGGGCGCGCTCGTCGCGCGGGACGCGGCGCTGGGCGACAAGCTGCTCTTCGCGCAGAACGGCATCGGCGCGATTCTGGGCCCGCAGGACGCGTACCTGGTGATTCGCGGCCTCAAGACGCTGGCGCTGCGCATGGAGCGCCACCAGTCCAACGCGCGCGCCGTGGCGGCGTTCCTGTCCGGACACCCCAAGGTGGAGCGCGTCCACTACCCGGGCACCGGCGGCATGCTCTCCTTCAGCGTCACGGACGCGGCCCTGGTGCCCCAGGTGCTCGCCGGCGTGCGCCTGTGCCTCTTCGCCGAGTCGCTGGGCGGCGTCGAGACGCTCATCACCTTCCCCGCCACGCAGACCCACGCGGACATCCCCGTCGCGCGCCGGGAACAGCTTGGCATCACCGACCGACTGCTTCGCCTCTCCGTGGGTATCGAGGACTCCGATGACATCATCTCCGATCTGGCCCAAGCGCTCGACGGGCGCTCCCGCCCTGTCGAACTTCGCGACCCGGCTCTTGCACACCGGCCATGA
- a CDS encoding heavy metal translocating P-type ATPase, protein MNRHTHSGSHTHSHDGHPPTPSEGAQAIDPVCGMKVDSHAPKGGSLEHGGRTYHFCSTKCRERFGADPERYLAPPSEKKEEPAAPAGTMYVCPMDPEVRQDHPGACPKCGMALEPETLAVPETRVEYVCPMHPEVVQDHPGACPKCGMALEPRTVLPEDVPDPELKSMWLRFRVGMALTVPLLVLAMSDMIPGQPVQHAVPASVLAWAQLVLATPVVLWAGWPFFQRGWASLVNRHLNMFTLIALGTGAAYVFSVFATLFPHVLPEALRTGHGGSAPLYFEAAAVIVTLVALGQVLELRARHATSGALRALLSLAPPVARRIREDGHEEDIPLAHVHPGDRLRVRPGEKVPVDGEVLEGASAVDESMVTGESLPVEKTRGEKVTGGTVNGTGSLVMRAERVGKDTLLSRIVQRVSEAQRTRAPIQRLADQVASVFVPVVIVVAVLTAVVWGVWGPEPKGVHALVNAVAVLIIACPCALGLATPMSIMVGTGRGAQAGVLIRDAAALERLEKVDTLVVDKTGTLTEGKPRLVSVEAAEGFDEATLLRLAASLERGSEHPLAEAIVSGAKERGAVLAAVEDFRSETGKGVVGRVDGVEVALGNAALMTSRGVDAGALTARAESLRGEGQTVVLVAVSGKVAGLLGVADPVKDSTPEALALLGAEGLRVVMLTGDSRTTAEAVARKLGISEVIAGVLPDAKGDAVKRLQKEGRVVAMAGDGVNDAPALAQADVGIAMGTGTDIAMESAGVTLVKGDLRGIARARRLSQGALSNIRQNLFFAFVYNMLGVPLAAGVLYPVFGLLLSPIFASAAMSLSSVSVIVNALRLKRLKL, encoded by the coding sequence ATGAATCGCCACACCCATTCGGGCTCCCACACCCACTCTCACGACGGGCATCCCCCCACCCCAAGTGAGGGAGCGCAGGCCATCGACCCCGTCTGTGGGATGAAGGTGGACTCACACGCTCCCAAGGGTGGCAGCCTGGAGCATGGCGGGCGCACCTACCACTTCTGCAGCACGAAGTGCCGCGAGCGCTTTGGCGCCGACCCCGAGCGCTATCTCGCGCCACCCTCGGAGAAGAAGGAGGAGCCCGCAGCGCCCGCGGGGACGATGTACGTATGCCCGATGGACCCGGAGGTGCGTCAGGACCATCCGGGCGCGTGCCCCAAGTGCGGCATGGCGCTGGAGCCGGAGACACTCGCCGTCCCCGAGACACGCGTCGAGTACGTGTGCCCCATGCACCCGGAGGTGGTGCAGGACCATCCCGGTGCGTGCCCCAAGTGCGGCATGGCGCTGGAGCCTCGCACGGTGCTGCCCGAGGACGTGCCGGACCCCGAGCTGAAGTCCATGTGGCTGCGCTTCCGCGTGGGCATGGCGCTCACGGTGCCGCTGCTGGTGCTGGCCATGTCGGACATGATTCCGGGGCAGCCGGTGCAGCACGCGGTGCCCGCGTCGGTGTTGGCGTGGGCGCAGCTCGTGCTCGCCACGCCCGTGGTGCTGTGGGCCGGCTGGCCCTTCTTCCAGCGCGGCTGGGCGTCGCTGGTCAACCGGCACCTCAACATGTTCACGCTCATCGCCCTGGGGACGGGCGCGGCGTATGTCTTCAGCGTCTTCGCCACGCTGTTCCCGCACGTGTTGCCGGAGGCGCTGCGTACGGGGCACGGGGGCTCGGCGCCGCTGTACTTCGAGGCCGCCGCCGTCATCGTCACTTTGGTGGCGCTGGGGCAGGTGCTGGAGTTGCGCGCCCGGCACGCGACGTCCGGTGCGCTGCGTGCGCTGTTGAGCCTGGCGCCGCCGGTGGCTCGGAGGATTCGCGAGGACGGGCACGAGGAGGACATCCCGCTGGCACACGTGCATCCGGGCGACAGGCTGCGAGTGCGGCCCGGTGAGAAGGTGCCGGTGGATGGCGAGGTGTTGGAAGGGGCCAGCGCCGTGGACGAGTCCATGGTGACGGGTGAGTCGCTCCCCGTGGAGAAGACGCGGGGCGAGAAGGTGACGGGCGGCACTGTGAACGGGACGGGCTCGTTGGTGATGCGGGCCGAGCGTGTGGGCAAGGACACGTTGTTGTCGCGCATCGTCCAGCGGGTGAGCGAGGCGCAGCGCACGCGTGCGCCGATTCAGCGGCTGGCGGACCAGGTGGCCAGTGTCTTCGTGCCAGTGGTCATCGTGGTGGCGGTGCTGACGGCGGTGGTGTGGGGCGTGTGGGGGCCGGAGCCCAAGGGTGTGCACGCGCTGGTGAATGCGGTGGCGGTGCTCATCATCGCCTGCCCGTGTGCACTGGGATTGGCCACGCCCATGTCCATCATGGTGGGCACGGGGCGGGGCGCTCAGGCGGGTGTGCTCATCCGTGATGCCGCCGCGCTGGAGCGGCTGGAGAAGGTGGACACGCTGGTGGTGGACAAGACGGGCACGCTCACCGAGGGCAAGCCGCGTCTGGTGTCGGTGGAGGCGGCGGAGGGCTTCGACGAGGCGACCCTGCTGCGGCTGGCGGCGAGCCTGGAGCGTGGCAGTGAGCACCCGCTGGCGGAGGCGATTGTCTCCGGCGCGAAGGAGCGGGGTGCGGTGTTGGCGGCGGTGGAGGACTTCCGTTCGGAGACGGGCAAGGGCGTGGTGGGCCGGGTGGACGGTGTGGAGGTGGCGCTGGGCAACGCGGCGCTGATGACGTCGCGGGGCGTGGACGCGGGGGCGTTGACGGCCCGGGCCGAGTCGCTCCGAGGTGAAGGCCAGACGGTGGTGTTGGTGGCGGTGTCGGGGAAGGTGGCGGGCCTGTTGGGAGTCGCGGACCCGGTGAAGGACTCGACGCCGGAGGCGCTGGCGCTGCTGGGGGCCGAGGGCCTGCGGGTGGTGATGCTGACGGGTGACAGCCGCACGACGGCGGAGGCGGTGGCTCGCAAGCTGGGCATCAGCGAGGTCATCGCCGGGGTGTTGCCGGACGCGAAAGGCGATGCGGTGAAGCGGTTGCAGAAGGAAGGCCGCGTGGTGGCGATGGCGGGCGACGGCGTGAATGACGCGCCGGCGCTGGCCCAGGCGGATGTGGGCATCGCGATGGGGACGGGCACGGACATCGCGATGGAGAGCGCGGGCGTGACGCTGGTGAAGGGAGACCTGCGTGGCATCGCCCGGGCTCGGAGGTTGAGCCAGGGGGCGCTGAGCAACATCCGGCAGAACCTGTTCTTCGCCTTCGTCTACAACATGCTGGGCGTCCCGCTGGCGGCCGGCGTGCTGTACCCGGTGTTCGGTCTGTTGCTGAGCCCTATCTTCGCCAGCGCGGCCATGAGCCTGTCGTCGGTGTCCGTCATCGTCAACGCGCTCCGGCTGAAGCGGTTGAAGCTGTAG
- a CDS encoding PLP-dependent aspartate aminotransferase family protein: protein MTSSPIWPKRSTGAPALSNFATRLLHTGHEVDPVTGAAAVPIYQVSMFDQPGLDQPGEFDYARSGNPTRKALEGVLAKLDEGAGAFAFGSGMAALSTVLMLFSAGDHLVVTDDCYGGTYRVLTRVFSRFGLKATFVDTSDPDAVKAAFRPNTKGLLVETVSNPFLRRTDVTAMSILARTYGALLIVDNTFLSPYISRPLTEGADIVIHSATKYLGGHSDVVAGTVVVRTPELAKEVYFLQNAVGAVLGPQDCFLLQRGIKTLQVRMERQVRTAGALARWLGNRPEIREVFYPGTGAVVSFRLAHDAMAATFVESLRLPLLGVSLGAVESIITVPARHSHASVPAAERERRGITDSLIRFSVGLEDVEDLQADLANALGRAFREAA, encoded by the coding sequence ATGACATCATCTCCGATCTGGCCCAAGCGCTCGACGGGCGCTCCCGCCCTGTCGAACTTCGCGACCCGGCTCTTGCACACCGGCCATGAAGTCGACCCGGTGACGGGCGCCGCGGCGGTGCCCATCTACCAGGTGTCCATGTTCGACCAGCCGGGCCTGGACCAGCCCGGCGAGTTCGACTACGCGCGCTCCGGAAACCCCACGCGCAAGGCGCTCGAGGGCGTGCTCGCGAAGCTGGATGAAGGCGCGGGCGCGTTCGCCTTCGGCTCCGGCATGGCCGCGCTGTCCACCGTGCTGATGCTGTTCAGCGCGGGCGACCACCTGGTCGTCACGGATGATTGTTACGGCGGCACCTACCGGGTGCTCACCCGCGTGTTCAGCCGCTTCGGGCTGAAGGCGACCTTCGTCGACACCAGCGACCCGGACGCGGTGAAGGCCGCGTTCCGCCCCAACACCAAGGGGCTGCTCGTGGAGACGGTGAGCAACCCGTTCCTGCGCCGCACCGACGTCACCGCGATGTCCATCCTCGCGCGCACGTACGGCGCGCTGCTCATCGTCGACAACACGTTCCTGTCGCCCTACATCTCGCGCCCCCTCACCGAAGGCGCGGACATCGTCATCCACTCCGCCACCAAGTACCTGGGAGGACACAGCGACGTCGTCGCGGGGACGGTGGTGGTGCGCACGCCGGAGCTCGCCAAGGAGGTCTACTTCCTCCAGAACGCGGTGGGCGCGGTGCTGGGGCCCCAGGACTGCTTCCTGCTCCAGCGAGGCATCAAGACGCTCCAGGTCCGCATGGAGCGGCAGGTGCGCACGGCGGGGGCCCTCGCCCGGTGGCTTGGAAACAGGCCGGAGATTCGAGAGGTCTTCTATCCGGGCACGGGCGCGGTGGTGTCCTTCCGCCTGGCCCACGACGCGATGGCCGCGACCTTCGTGGAGTCGCTGCGGCTGCCCTTGCTTGGCGTGTCGCTGGGCGCGGTGGAGAGCATCATCACGGTGCCGGCGAGGCACTCGCATGCCTCCGTGCCCGCCGCCGAGCGCGAGCGCCGGGGAATCACCGACAGCCTGATTCGCTTCTCCGTGGGCTTGGAGGACGTGGAGGACCTCCAGGCGGACCTGGCGAATGCCCTGGGGCGAGCGTTCCGCGAGGCCGCATGA